A part of Funiculus sociatus GB2-C1 genomic DNA contains:
- a CDS encoding pentapeptide repeat-containing protein, translating into MNFRLNNRISTILLGLLLVAIASLTAFGAIATPALAEDYNKEFLIGADFSGKVLTDSSFTKANLRSSNLSHTDLRGVSFFGANLESANLEGADLRNATLDTARFTNANLTNAILEGAFAFNSKFEGAIIDGADFTDVLFRQDVQKQLCKTAKGTNPTTGRETRATLFCP; encoded by the coding sequence ATGAATTTTAGGCTAAACAATCGGATTTCGACAATTTTACTGGGTTTGTTGCTGGTAGCGATCGCATCTTTAACAGCTTTCGGCGCGATCGCCACTCCTGCCCTAGCTGAAGACTACAACAAGGAATTCTTGATCGGTGCAGATTTCTCAGGTAAAGTGCTTACGGACTCCAGCTTTACTAAAGCCAATCTTCGCAGCAGTAACCTGAGTCATACAGATTTGCGGGGTGTCAGCTTCTTTGGCGCTAATCTTGAAAGTGCCAATTTAGAGGGAGCCGATCTTAGAAACGCTACCCTAGACACTGCTCGTTTCACCAACGCTAACTTAACTAACGCTATTTTGGAGGGAGCGTTTGCCTTTAACTCCAAGTTTGAAGGTGCCATCATTGATGGAGCAGATTTTACAGATGTCTTGTTTCGTCAGGATGTGCAAAAACAGTTGTGTAAAACAGCTAAAGGCACCAACCCGACGACAGGACGCGAAACTCGTGCTACTCTATTTTGCCCTTAA
- the queA gene encoding tRNA preQ1(34) S-adenosylmethionine ribosyltransferase-isomerase QueA produces MTKLDGDTEITDTQSGNSEAVAGLGELKLNNEVESPSENNIDRLLSSYDYELPAEMIAQNPAVPRDSARLLVVDSQNRHFHAIFRDLPDLLKPGDLLVLNNTRVIPARLRGRKSTGAPVEVLLLEERQNNCWLALVKPGRRLQPGAKIFFEPQGLGAVEEGEQGGLGTGDKEDKEDNEDKEASPKSTQSLIPNPQFPIPNPQSPIPNSQSPIPNPLSATVLERDEATGGRLLQFDVPLGVSFWEMLEEYGEMPLPPYITASQSQPEEYQTVYAQRQGAIAAPTAGLHFTPELLNRLHERGIKQASVTLHVGVGTFRPVEVEDITTHKMHGEWVEVPASTVEQIRETQAQGGRIIAVGTTVVRSLESAAANGELQPYSGKTELFIYPGYQWRVVDGLITNFHLPCSSLLMLVGALIGRGRLLDLYQVATKHQYRFYSFGDAMLILPEGVGTRD; encoded by the coding sequence ATGACCAAACTTGATGGAGACACTGAAATTACAGATACCCAGTCGGGAAACTCTGAAGCTGTTGCTGGACTAGGGGAACTCAAGCTGAACAATGAAGTTGAGTCACCCAGCGAGAATAATATAGATCGGTTGTTATCCAGTTATGACTATGAACTCCCAGCAGAGATGATTGCACAAAACCCGGCGGTGCCGAGGGACAGTGCGCGTTTGTTGGTAGTAGATTCCCAAAATCGCCATTTTCACGCCATTTTTCGTGATTTACCGGATTTACTCAAGCCAGGAGATTTACTTGTATTAAATAATACTCGTGTTATTCCCGCTCGCCTCCGTGGTCGTAAATCTACGGGCGCACCAGTTGAGGTGTTGCTGCTGGAGGAACGGCAAAATAACTGCTGGTTGGCTTTGGTGAAACCAGGGCGGCGGTTGCAACCGGGGGCAAAGATTTTTTTTGAACCTCAGGGATTGGGGGCTGTGGAAGAAGGGGAACAAGGGGGACTGGGGACTGGGGACAAGGAGGACAAGGAGGACAATGAGGACAAGGAAGCTTCCCCGAAGTCTACCCAATCCCTAATTCCCAATCCCCAATTCCCAATCCCCAATCCCCAATCCCCAATCCCCAATTCCCAATCCCCAATCCCTAATCCGTTGAGTGCAACTGTGCTGGAAAGGGATGAGGCGACGGGTGGGCGTTTGTTGCAGTTTGATGTTCCTTTGGGGGTGTCTTTTTGGGAGATGTTGGAAGAATACGGTGAAATGCCCCTACCACCTTACATTACAGCTTCCCAATCTCAGCCGGAGGAGTATCAAACTGTTTACGCTCAACGCCAAGGCGCGATCGCAGCCCCGACAGCTGGACTACACTTTACCCCAGAGTTACTCAATCGCTTGCACGAACGAGGGATTAAGCAAGCTTCGGTGACGCTGCACGTCGGAGTTGGTACGTTTCGCCCCGTGGAAGTAGAGGATATTACTACCCACAAAATGCACGGGGAATGGGTGGAAGTACCCGCGTCAACTGTAGAACAAATTCGGGAAACTCAGGCGCAAGGCGGTAGGATTATTGCCGTGGGGACAACGGTGGTGCGAAGTTTAGAGTCAGCCGCCGCCAATGGGGAATTGCAGCCATATTCCGGTAAAACAGAATTGTTCATTTACCCCGGCTATCAGTGGCGGGTAGTGGACGGGCTGATTACCAATTTCCATTTACCTTGTTCGAGTTTGCTGATGTTAGTTGGCGCTTTAATTGGGCGTGGGCGGTTGCTGGATTTGTACCAAGTCGCAACAAAGCATCAATATCGCTTCTATTCTTTTGGTGATGCAATGCTAATTTTGCCTGAAGGAGTAGGTACTAGGGACTAG
- the dnaG gene encoding DNA primase, translating to MQIPRLHPDTIEEVKQRVDIVEVISEHVVLRKRGKEYVGLCPFHEEKSPSFTVSPIKQMYYCFGCQAGGNAITFLKEHSKRSFGEVVLDLARRYQVPVQMLEAEQREELQRQITLREQLYEILAVGASFFQHALRQPQGEAALEYLYSKRQLSEETIQKFQLGYAPAGWETLYGYLVEQKSYPVQLVEQAGLIKLRDGGGGYYDRFRDRLMIPIHDSQGRVIAFGGRTLGDDQPKYLNSPETELFNKGKILFALDKAREAIGKQDRAVVVEGYFDAIALHSHGIENVVASLGTALGLDQVKQLLRYTESKQIVLNFDADAAGTKAAQRAIGEIANLAYQGQVNLRVLNLPDGKDADEFLLKGGAEKYRELLLDAPLWLDWQIQQILVGKNLKQADQFQQVTAEMVKLLNNITNDDQITYYINHCGEILSQGDSRRVGLLTDNLLNKIVRHWEELLNQDSSLKVPLLVNNLLKQNKRFKTRPSVNRNKGQKELLVTSESTLLERSEALLLRLYLHCPEYRQLISDTLEEQDLLFSLPHHRLLWLRISSLQETSPDLLSALQNLYVDFPEEMAQVSGLFYLDENAELDILRAPELIKAGAACMERVMCENIYRHFLDLWKNPDSFLDLNKRQYYCQEFYRAKQRVTELDQYRNFIEQNSELQS from the coding sequence GTGCAAATTCCCCGCCTGCATCCAGACACAATTGAGGAAGTAAAACAACGGGTTGACATTGTTGAAGTCATCTCGGAACACGTTGTATTACGCAAGCGGGGCAAAGAGTATGTAGGTTTATGTCCTTTCCATGAGGAAAAATCTCCCAGTTTTACCGTCAGCCCCATTAAGCAGATGTACTACTGCTTTGGCTGTCAAGCCGGGGGAAATGCGATTACTTTTTTGAAGGAACACTCTAAACGTTCCTTTGGTGAAGTGGTGCTGGATTTGGCGCGGCGCTACCAAGTTCCGGTGCAAATGCTGGAGGCGGAACAGCGCGAGGAATTACAGAGGCAAATTACGCTGCGAGAGCAGCTGTATGAGATTTTGGCAGTGGGGGCAAGCTTTTTTCAACACGCGCTGCGACAACCCCAAGGGGAGGCGGCTTTGGAATATTTGTACTCCAAGCGGCAACTCTCGGAGGAAACTATTCAAAAATTCCAGCTTGGGTATGCTCCGGCGGGTTGGGAAACTCTCTATGGCTACTTGGTGGAACAGAAAAGCTACCCGGTGCAGCTGGTAGAACAAGCGGGTTTGATTAAGCTGCGGGATGGGGGTGGCGGTTATTATGACAGGTTTCGCGATCGCTTGATGATTCCCATCCACGACTCTCAAGGACGAGTAATTGCCTTTGGTGGCAGAACTCTGGGGGACGATCAGCCGAAATATCTCAATTCTCCGGAAACCGAATTATTTAATAAAGGCAAAATTCTGTTTGCTTTGGATAAAGCCCGTGAAGCTATTGGCAAGCAGGATCGGGCTGTGGTAGTGGAAGGATATTTTGATGCGATCGCTCTCCACTCCCACGGAATCGAAAACGTTGTCGCCTCTCTAGGTACAGCGCTGGGCTTAGATCAAGTCAAACAGCTATTACGTTACACCGAATCTAAGCAAATTGTACTCAACTTTGATGCCGATGCCGCCGGAACCAAAGCAGCTCAAAGAGCAATTGGAGAAATTGCCAATCTCGCCTATCAAGGACAAGTCAATCTGCGAGTTCTCAACTTGCCTGATGGAAAAGATGCTGACGAATTTCTCCTCAAAGGTGGCGCTGAAAAATATCGGGAATTGCTGCTTGATGCTCCTCTCTGGCTTGATTGGCAAATCCAGCAAATCTTAGTAGGAAAAAATCTTAAACAGGCGGATCAATTTCAGCAAGTTACCGCAGAAATGGTGAAATTACTAAATAACATCACCAATGACGATCAGATTACCTATTATATTAATCACTGTGGAGAAATTCTCAGCCAAGGAGATTCTCGGCGGGTTGGACTATTAACAGACAATCTCCTAAACAAAATTGTTCGTCACTGGGAAGAACTTCTAAACCAGGACAGTTCTCTAAAAGTGCCGTTGTTAGTAAACAATCTTCTCAAGCAAAATAAGCGGTTTAAGACTCGTCCTTCTGTTAATAGAAATAAAGGTCAAAAAGAATTACTTGTTACTTCTGAAAGCACTCTTTTAGAAAGATCCGAGGCTCTACTGTTGCGCCTTTATCTGCATTGCCCAGAATATCGACAGTTGATTAGCGATACTTTAGAAGAACAAGATTTATTATTTAGCCTTCCTCACCACCGACTTTTGTGGCTAAGAATTTCATCTTTACAGGAAACATCACCAGATTTACTATCGGCGCTACAAAACCTGTATGTTGATTTTCCTGAAGAAATGGCTCAAGTGTCTGGACTATTTTATCTTGACGAAAATGCCGAACTCGATATTCTCCGCGCTCCGGAATTGATCAAAGCAGGCGCTGCTTGTATGGAACGGGTAATGTGTGAAAACATTTATCGCCACTTTTTAGATCTATGGAAAAATCCCGATAGTTTTCTGGATTTGAATAAACGGCAATACTACTGTCAGGAATTTTACCGAGCAAAACAGCGAGTTACAGAGTTAGATCAATACAGGAATTTTATCGAGCAAAACAGCGAATTACAGAGTTAG
- a CDS encoding YraN family protein translates to MENRRLSHYPNIGVLGEDLVAQWLHSQGFLILHRRWRCRWGEIDIIARQCSTGDWGQGTGYKGQGTGDWGLGTRDKEDKEAFPKSTQSPIPNSQSPIPNSLDPVLAFVEVKTRSRGNWDADGMLAITAKKQAKLWRTAELFLADNPDLANLSCRFDVALVRCVRSLLSQTPSVASPKPGDITLSGYHLSVQNYIQSAFD, encoded by the coding sequence ATGGAAAACCGTCGTCTATCTCATTATCCCAATATCGGTGTTTTAGGAGAAGACCTGGTTGCTCAATGGTTACATTCACAAGGTTTCTTAATTTTGCATCGTCGCTGGCGTTGTCGCTGGGGAGAGATAGACATAATTGCGCGACAATGCTCGACTGGGGACTGGGGACAAGGGACTGGGTACAAGGGACAAGGGACTGGGGACTGGGGACTGGGTACAAGGGATAAAGAGGACAAGGAAGCTTTCCCGAAGTCTACCCAATCCCCAATTCCCAATTCCCAATCCCCAATCCCCAATTCCCTTGATCCAGTCTTAGCATTTGTCGAGGTTAAAACTCGCAGTCGGGGAAATTGGGATGCGGATGGAATGCTGGCAATTACAGCGAAAAAACAAGCAAAACTCTGGCGAACAGCGGAGCTTTTTCTAGCGGATAACCCAGATTTAGCAAATCTTTCTTGCCGTTTTGATGTCGCTCTTGTCAGATGTGTGCGATCGCTTCTTTCTCAAACTCCCTCGGTTGCTTCACCAAAACCTGGGGATATCACGCTCTCAGGATACCATCTGAGTGTACAAAACTACATCCAGTCTGCTTTTGATTAA